A stretch of the Vigna radiata var. radiata cultivar VC1973A chromosome 7, Vradiata_ver6, whole genome shotgun sequence genome encodes the following:
- the LOC106765864 gene encoding bifunctional 3-dehydroquinate dehydratase/shikimate dehydrogenase, chloroplastic isoform X1, protein MCCEVYPNKNKTITNKITLPKFNSHLNFSDGFSKRCRNSLSYLPRFSSTASNSTLIFVCFCILQITAPSVGRKNVTLICVPVIAESVEKMKIDMHKAKAEGVDLVELRLDSLNTFNPFQDINILIRHRLLPLLFTYRPKWEGGMYDGDENKRLDALRIAMELGADYIDVELKVAPQFYDSIRGKTYNQTRVIVSSHNFELTPSTEDLGNLVARIQATGADIVKIATTAVDIADVARMFQITVHSQVRNVPLIGIVMGDRGLISRVLCAKFGGYLTFGTLESGVVSAPGQPSLKDLLHLYNFRALAPDTKVYGLIGKPVSQSKSPTLLNEAFKSVGFNGVYIILLVDDIANFLRTYSSTDFMGFSVTLPHKETAVKLCDEVDPVAKSIGAVNCIIRRPTDGKLIGYNTDYVGAISAIEDGLRGNHNGSSTTVSPLAGKLFVVIGAGGAGKAVAYGAKEKGARVVIANRTYDRARELADAIGGEALPLADLDNFHSEDGMILANTSSIGMIPKVDETPISKHALKHYSIVFDAVYTPKMTRLLKEAEEAGVTIVTGFEMFIGQAYGQFENFTGLPAPKKLFRQIMKDY, encoded by the exons ATGTGCTGTGAAGTTTATCCTAACAAGAACAAAactattacaaacaaaataaCTCTTCCAAAATTCAATTCTCACCTCAATTTTTCAGATGGATTCTCCAAACGTTGTCGTAACTCACTCTCTTATCTTCCTCGTTTCTCTTCCACTGCTTCAAATTCaaccctaatttttgtttgtttttgcaTTCTTCAGATCACGGCGCCATCAGTAGGTAGGAAGAATGTAACCTTAATCTGCGTCCCTGTAATAGCGGAATCAGTTGAAAAAATGAAGATAGATATGCACAAAGCCAAAGCTGAAGGTGTAGACCTCGTCGAACTTCGATTGGACTCCTTGAACACCTTCAATCCCTTTCAAGATATTAACATTCTCATTCGCCACCGTCTACTACCATTGTTGTTCACGTACAG GCCCAAATGGGAGGGTGGTATGTATGATGGTGACGAAAACAAACGGTTGGACGCACTAAGGATAGCAATGGAGTTGGGAGCTGATTACATCGACGTTGAACTTAAG GTGGCGCCTCAATTCTATGACTCTATACGTGGGAAGACATACAATCAAACCAGGGTCATTGTTTCATCTCACAACTTTGAACTTACTCCTTCAACTGAGGATCTGGGCAACCTTGTAGCAAGAATACAAGCAACGGGAGCAGACATTGTGAAAATTGCAACAACTGCTGTGGACATTGCTGATGTAGCACGCATGTTTCAAATAACGGTGCATTCTCAAGTAAGGAAT GTTCCGTTGATTGGAATTGTTATGGGTGATAGGGGGTTGATTTCTCGTGTACTTTGTGCGAAATTTGGTGGGTATCTGACATTTGGCACCCTTGAGTCAGGAGTAGTTTCAGCTCCTGGTCAACCTTCACTTAAGGATCTATTGCATCTATACAATTTCAGAGCACTAGCACCTGATACAAAAGTATATGGGCTTATTGGAAAGCCTGTCAGTCAGAGTAAATCACCCACGTTATTGAATGAAGCCTTCAAGTCAGTTGGTTTTAACGGTGTTTATATAATTCTATTGGTGGATGACATTGCCAATTTTCTCAGGACTTACTCTTCTACGGATTTTATGGGATTCAG TGTTACCCTTCCTCACAAGGAGACGGCAGTTAAGTTGTGTGATGAGGTTGATCCAGTGGCTAAG TCTATAGGGGCTGTGAATTGCATTATCAGAAGACCAACTGATGGGAAATTAATTGGGTATAACACAGACTACGTTGGTGCTATTTCTGCAATTGAGGATGGGTTACGAG GTAACCATAATGGTAGTAGCACAACTGTTTCTCCATTAGCCGGTAAGCTGTTTGTTGTAATTGGGGCTGGTGGTGCTGGGAAAGCAGTTGCTTATGGTGCGAAAGAGAAAGGAGCAAGGGTTGTGATTGCGAATCGTACCTACG ATCGAGCCAGAGAACTTGCTGATGCAATTGGAGGAGAAGCTTTGCCCCTTGCTGATTTGGATAATTTCCATTCGGAGGATGGTATGATTCTTGCAAACACATCATCAATTGGAATGATTCCAAAAGTTGACGAGACACCTATTTCTAAG CATGCTTTGAAACATTACTCCATAGTTTTTGATGCTGTGTACACACCCAAGATGACTAGACTGTTGAAAGAAGCAGAAGAAGCAGGAGTCACCATTGTGACAGGATTTGAGATGTTCATAGGGCAAGCATATGGGCAGTTTGAGAATTTCACTGGATTGCCTG CACCAAAGAAGCTCTTCAGACAAATTATGAAAGACTATTAA
- the LOC106765864 gene encoding bifunctional 3-dehydroquinate dehydratase/shikimate dehydrogenase, chloroplastic isoform X4 — protein sequence MDSPNITAPSVGRKNVTLICVPVIAESVEKMKIDMHKAKAEGVDLVELRLDSLNTFNPFQDINILIRHRLLPLLFTYRPKWEGGMYDGDENKRLDALRIAMELGADYIDVELKVAPQFYDSIRGKTYNQTRVIVSSHNFELTPSTEDLGNLVARIQATGADIVKIATTAVDIADVARMFQITVHSQVRNVPLIGIVMGDRGLISRVLCAKFGGYLTFGTLESGVVSAPGQPSLKDLLHLYNFRALAPDTKVYGLIGKPVSQSKSPTLLNEAFKSVGFNGVYIILLVDDIANFLRTYSSTDFMGFSVTLPHKETAVKLCDEVDPVAKSIGAVNCIIRRPTDGKLIGYNTDYVGAISAIEDGLRGNHNGSSTTVSPLAGKLFVVIGAGGAGKAVAYGAKEKGARVVIANRTYDRARELADAIGGEALPLADLDNFHSEDGMILANTSSIGMIPKVDETPISKHALKHYSIVFDAVYTPKMTRLLKEAEEAGVTIVTGFEMFIGQAYGQFENFTGLPAPKKLFRQIMKDY from the exons ATGGATTCTCCAAAC ATCACGGCGCCATCAGTAGGTAGGAAGAATGTAACCTTAATCTGCGTCCCTGTAATAGCGGAATCAGTTGAAAAAATGAAGATAGATATGCACAAAGCCAAAGCTGAAGGTGTAGACCTCGTCGAACTTCGATTGGACTCCTTGAACACCTTCAATCCCTTTCAAGATATTAACATTCTCATTCGCCACCGTCTACTACCATTGTTGTTCACGTACAG GCCCAAATGGGAGGGTGGTATGTATGATGGTGACGAAAACAAACGGTTGGACGCACTAAGGATAGCAATGGAGTTGGGAGCTGATTACATCGACGTTGAACTTAAG GTGGCGCCTCAATTCTATGACTCTATACGTGGGAAGACATACAATCAAACCAGGGTCATTGTTTCATCTCACAACTTTGAACTTACTCCTTCAACTGAGGATCTGGGCAACCTTGTAGCAAGAATACAAGCAACGGGAGCAGACATTGTGAAAATTGCAACAACTGCTGTGGACATTGCTGATGTAGCACGCATGTTTCAAATAACGGTGCATTCTCAAGTAAGGAAT GTTCCGTTGATTGGAATTGTTATGGGTGATAGGGGGTTGATTTCTCGTGTACTTTGTGCGAAATTTGGTGGGTATCTGACATTTGGCACCCTTGAGTCAGGAGTAGTTTCAGCTCCTGGTCAACCTTCACTTAAGGATCTATTGCATCTATACAATTTCAGAGCACTAGCACCTGATACAAAAGTATATGGGCTTATTGGAAAGCCTGTCAGTCAGAGTAAATCACCCACGTTATTGAATGAAGCCTTCAAGTCAGTTGGTTTTAACGGTGTTTATATAATTCTATTGGTGGATGACATTGCCAATTTTCTCAGGACTTACTCTTCTACGGATTTTATGGGATTCAG TGTTACCCTTCCTCACAAGGAGACGGCAGTTAAGTTGTGTGATGAGGTTGATCCAGTGGCTAAG TCTATAGGGGCTGTGAATTGCATTATCAGAAGACCAACTGATGGGAAATTAATTGGGTATAACACAGACTACGTTGGTGCTATTTCTGCAATTGAGGATGGGTTACGAG GTAACCATAATGGTAGTAGCACAACTGTTTCTCCATTAGCCGGTAAGCTGTTTGTTGTAATTGGGGCTGGTGGTGCTGGGAAAGCAGTTGCTTATGGTGCGAAAGAGAAAGGAGCAAGGGTTGTGATTGCGAATCGTACCTACG ATCGAGCCAGAGAACTTGCTGATGCAATTGGAGGAGAAGCTTTGCCCCTTGCTGATTTGGATAATTTCCATTCGGAGGATGGTATGATTCTTGCAAACACATCATCAATTGGAATGATTCCAAAAGTTGACGAGACACCTATTTCTAAG CATGCTTTGAAACATTACTCCATAGTTTTTGATGCTGTGTACACACCCAAGATGACTAGACTGTTGAAAGAAGCAGAAGAAGCAGGAGTCACCATTGTGACAGGATTTGAGATGTTCATAGGGCAAGCATATGGGCAGTTTGAGAATTTCACTGGATTGCCTG CACCAAAGAAGCTCTTCAGACAAATTATGAAAGACTATTAA
- the LOC106765864 gene encoding bifunctional 3-dehydroquinate dehydratase/shikimate dehydrogenase, chloroplastic isoform X2: MCCEVYPNKNKTITNKITLPKFNSHLNFSDGFSKRCRNSLSYLPRFSSTASNSTLIFVCFCILQITAPSVGRKNVTLICVPVIAESVEKMKIDMHKAKAEGVDLVELRLDSLNTFNPFQDINILIRHRLLPLLFTYRPKWEGGMYDGDENKRLDALRIAMELGADYIDVELKVAPQFYDSIRGKTYNQTRVIVSSHNFELTPSTEDLGNLVARIQATGADIVKIATTAVDIADVARMFQITVHSQVPLIGIVMGDRGLISRVLCAKFGGYLTFGTLESGVVSAPGQPSLKDLLHLYNFRALAPDTKVYGLIGKPVSQSKSPTLLNEAFKSVGFNGVYIILLVDDIANFLRTYSSTDFMGFSVTLPHKETAVKLCDEVDPVAKSIGAVNCIIRRPTDGKLIGYNTDYVGAISAIEDGLRGNHNGSSTTVSPLAGKLFVVIGAGGAGKAVAYGAKEKGARVVIANRTYDRARELADAIGGEALPLADLDNFHSEDGMILANTSSIGMIPKVDETPISKHALKHYSIVFDAVYTPKMTRLLKEAEEAGVTIVTGFEMFIGQAYGQFENFTGLPAPKKLFRQIMKDY; the protein is encoded by the exons ATGTGCTGTGAAGTTTATCCTAACAAGAACAAAactattacaaacaaaataaCTCTTCCAAAATTCAATTCTCACCTCAATTTTTCAGATGGATTCTCCAAACGTTGTCGTAACTCACTCTCTTATCTTCCTCGTTTCTCTTCCACTGCTTCAAATTCaaccctaatttttgtttgtttttgcaTTCTTCAGATCACGGCGCCATCAGTAGGTAGGAAGAATGTAACCTTAATCTGCGTCCCTGTAATAGCGGAATCAGTTGAAAAAATGAAGATAGATATGCACAAAGCCAAAGCTGAAGGTGTAGACCTCGTCGAACTTCGATTGGACTCCTTGAACACCTTCAATCCCTTTCAAGATATTAACATTCTCATTCGCCACCGTCTACTACCATTGTTGTTCACGTACAG GCCCAAATGGGAGGGTGGTATGTATGATGGTGACGAAAACAAACGGTTGGACGCACTAAGGATAGCAATGGAGTTGGGAGCTGATTACATCGACGTTGAACTTAAG GTGGCGCCTCAATTCTATGACTCTATACGTGGGAAGACATACAATCAAACCAGGGTCATTGTTTCATCTCACAACTTTGAACTTACTCCTTCAACTGAGGATCTGGGCAACCTTGTAGCAAGAATACAAGCAACGGGAGCAGACATTGTGAAAATTGCAACAACTGCTGTGGACATTGCTGATGTAGCACGCATGTTTCAAATAACGGTGCATTCTCAA GTTCCGTTGATTGGAATTGTTATGGGTGATAGGGGGTTGATTTCTCGTGTACTTTGTGCGAAATTTGGTGGGTATCTGACATTTGGCACCCTTGAGTCAGGAGTAGTTTCAGCTCCTGGTCAACCTTCACTTAAGGATCTATTGCATCTATACAATTTCAGAGCACTAGCACCTGATACAAAAGTATATGGGCTTATTGGAAAGCCTGTCAGTCAGAGTAAATCACCCACGTTATTGAATGAAGCCTTCAAGTCAGTTGGTTTTAACGGTGTTTATATAATTCTATTGGTGGATGACATTGCCAATTTTCTCAGGACTTACTCTTCTACGGATTTTATGGGATTCAG TGTTACCCTTCCTCACAAGGAGACGGCAGTTAAGTTGTGTGATGAGGTTGATCCAGTGGCTAAG TCTATAGGGGCTGTGAATTGCATTATCAGAAGACCAACTGATGGGAAATTAATTGGGTATAACACAGACTACGTTGGTGCTATTTCTGCAATTGAGGATGGGTTACGAG GTAACCATAATGGTAGTAGCACAACTGTTTCTCCATTAGCCGGTAAGCTGTTTGTTGTAATTGGGGCTGGTGGTGCTGGGAAAGCAGTTGCTTATGGTGCGAAAGAGAAAGGAGCAAGGGTTGTGATTGCGAATCGTACCTACG ATCGAGCCAGAGAACTTGCTGATGCAATTGGAGGAGAAGCTTTGCCCCTTGCTGATTTGGATAATTTCCATTCGGAGGATGGTATGATTCTTGCAAACACATCATCAATTGGAATGATTCCAAAAGTTGACGAGACACCTATTTCTAAG CATGCTTTGAAACATTACTCCATAGTTTTTGATGCTGTGTACACACCCAAGATGACTAGACTGTTGAAAGAAGCAGAAGAAGCAGGAGTCACCATTGTGACAGGATTTGAGATGTTCATAGGGCAAGCATATGGGCAGTTTGAGAATTTCACTGGATTGCCTG CACCAAAGAAGCTCTTCAGACAAATTATGAAAGACTATTAA
- the LOC106765864 gene encoding bifunctional 3-dehydroquinate dehydratase/shikimate dehydrogenase, chloroplastic isoform X3, with product MDSPNVVITAPSVGRKNVTLICVPVIAESVEKMKIDMHKAKAEGVDLVELRLDSLNTFNPFQDINILIRHRLLPLLFTYRPKWEGGMYDGDENKRLDALRIAMELGADYIDVELKVAPQFYDSIRGKTYNQTRVIVSSHNFELTPSTEDLGNLVARIQATGADIVKIATTAVDIADVARMFQITVHSQVRNVPLIGIVMGDRGLISRVLCAKFGGYLTFGTLESGVVSAPGQPSLKDLLHLYNFRALAPDTKVYGLIGKPVSQSKSPTLLNEAFKSVGFNGVYIILLVDDIANFLRTYSSTDFMGFSVTLPHKETAVKLCDEVDPVAKSIGAVNCIIRRPTDGKLIGYNTDYVGAISAIEDGLRGNHNGSSTTVSPLAGKLFVVIGAGGAGKAVAYGAKEKGARVVIANRTYDRARELADAIGGEALPLADLDNFHSEDGMILANTSSIGMIPKVDETPISKHALKHYSIVFDAVYTPKMTRLLKEAEEAGVTIVTGFEMFIGQAYGQFENFTGLPAPKKLFRQIMKDY from the exons ATGGATTCTCCAAACGTTGTC ATCACGGCGCCATCAGTAGGTAGGAAGAATGTAACCTTAATCTGCGTCCCTGTAATAGCGGAATCAGTTGAAAAAATGAAGATAGATATGCACAAAGCCAAAGCTGAAGGTGTAGACCTCGTCGAACTTCGATTGGACTCCTTGAACACCTTCAATCCCTTTCAAGATATTAACATTCTCATTCGCCACCGTCTACTACCATTGTTGTTCACGTACAG GCCCAAATGGGAGGGTGGTATGTATGATGGTGACGAAAACAAACGGTTGGACGCACTAAGGATAGCAATGGAGTTGGGAGCTGATTACATCGACGTTGAACTTAAG GTGGCGCCTCAATTCTATGACTCTATACGTGGGAAGACATACAATCAAACCAGGGTCATTGTTTCATCTCACAACTTTGAACTTACTCCTTCAACTGAGGATCTGGGCAACCTTGTAGCAAGAATACAAGCAACGGGAGCAGACATTGTGAAAATTGCAACAACTGCTGTGGACATTGCTGATGTAGCACGCATGTTTCAAATAACGGTGCATTCTCAAGTAAGGAAT GTTCCGTTGATTGGAATTGTTATGGGTGATAGGGGGTTGATTTCTCGTGTACTTTGTGCGAAATTTGGTGGGTATCTGACATTTGGCACCCTTGAGTCAGGAGTAGTTTCAGCTCCTGGTCAACCTTCACTTAAGGATCTATTGCATCTATACAATTTCAGAGCACTAGCACCTGATACAAAAGTATATGGGCTTATTGGAAAGCCTGTCAGTCAGAGTAAATCACCCACGTTATTGAATGAAGCCTTCAAGTCAGTTGGTTTTAACGGTGTTTATATAATTCTATTGGTGGATGACATTGCCAATTTTCTCAGGACTTACTCTTCTACGGATTTTATGGGATTCAG TGTTACCCTTCCTCACAAGGAGACGGCAGTTAAGTTGTGTGATGAGGTTGATCCAGTGGCTAAG TCTATAGGGGCTGTGAATTGCATTATCAGAAGACCAACTGATGGGAAATTAATTGGGTATAACACAGACTACGTTGGTGCTATTTCTGCAATTGAGGATGGGTTACGAG GTAACCATAATGGTAGTAGCACAACTGTTTCTCCATTAGCCGGTAAGCTGTTTGTTGTAATTGGGGCTGGTGGTGCTGGGAAAGCAGTTGCTTATGGTGCGAAAGAGAAAGGAGCAAGGGTTGTGATTGCGAATCGTACCTACG ATCGAGCCAGAGAACTTGCTGATGCAATTGGAGGAGAAGCTTTGCCCCTTGCTGATTTGGATAATTTCCATTCGGAGGATGGTATGATTCTTGCAAACACATCATCAATTGGAATGATTCCAAAAGTTGACGAGACACCTATTTCTAAG CATGCTTTGAAACATTACTCCATAGTTTTTGATGCTGTGTACACACCCAAGATGACTAGACTGTTGAAAGAAGCAGAAGAAGCAGGAGTCACCATTGTGACAGGATTTGAGATGTTCATAGGGCAAGCATATGGGCAGTTTGAGAATTTCACTGGATTGCCTG CACCAAAGAAGCTCTTCAGACAAATTATGAAAGACTATTAA